The genomic DNA CTTTTGGATCCCGAAGCCAAACTCAGCTCAGAAGAGCTGATGTCTCTTAGTGTTACTATGATCAATGCTGGTTTGGATACTGTGATTGTGACTATCGTATGGGGAATCGCATTACTTGCGACTCGTCCTGATATTCAAGAAAAGGCCTATATGGCTATTCGAGATATGTTTCCCGAAAATGAGCCATTTTGTGATCCATCTGAGGACCAGAAGTGCGCTTATGTAACAGCATTTGTTCGTGAAACTCTAAGATATTTCACCCCTCTACGTCTATCTCTTCCCAGAACCACATCTTCGCCATTCATGCTTGATGGAAAGAAGGTTCCTAAGGGCACAACGTTCTTCATGAATACTTGGGCATGTAATTATGACCCCCAGTTGTATGACAAGCCAGAAGAATTCCGACCAGAACGATTCCTTGAAAACCCAGGCCTCAGCATGTTCTCCTACGGAACAGGTTCACGTATGTGTGCAGGGTCACTTCTCGGCAACCGCGAGCTGTACTTGTTCTTCATGAGACTGATTTCTTCTTACGAGATATTAAAACACGATAATATCAACGTGGATCCTCTTACAGGCGTCAAGGATTACGGTGCTCTTGGTTCGCTGCCATATGATTACAAGGTCATTTTCAAGCCACGAAACGAAGCGATCCTGTCAGAAGCCCTTGACAACTATAAACCTGCAGTCCACGGCTAGCCCCCAAATGTGAAATGTCAATAGAAAAGTAAATGTCAGacttataaataaattatatcatgttttttaatatttatcATACCAACTCGTGCTGAATCCATTGATCCTCACTCGAAGCAActgacattttttttatttacatTTGAATTACATACCATTGAACAGAACTGCAATGTAACAATGTTGTATTTGAAGAATTATGATACACAAATAAGGTTTCGAAGCTTATCTACAAGTGAAACCAAAAATTAGTTCCCAAGCgctggcagcagccaatgtacacaaaaaaaaaaaacaaaaaataacacCAACCGCAAGCGATTCTCCCCGAAGCCCAACAATGCCAGAGTCTCTacgcacgactcgagcgaagcgagaggagccacggggtctggggcagagccccagccgccggaggcaaatcCAGACCCTCGGAGTTAGCATTGCAGGAAGCAGGTCCATCCTGTGAGATAAGATAACAGGATCGACAAACGCGAGAGCAGGTGAGCAGCAGGATTTAAAGTAAGTTCAGAATGTAAAAAGGGTCAGCGGTAATCAGACACAACTTTTTTAATGCTGGATGAATGGCGTTCGGAGAAGGCGTGTCATGGGACAATAAGCTAGACTGATTGGGGGAACGTACTAAAAGCCAACTAACAGTGGGGTAATAAGCCACGGAAGTCGGATCGAGGAGTCCACCGGATGCCGCACATCACAAGATATGACCCTCAAGTGCATTACTACATCCGGAAGAGTTACTAGATTTAAACTTTATTGGATTTTAAGAGAGACATAATCATTATTAAGAAAGAGAAATTCTCACCGAACACTGGAAGATCGTTTGACTGATAGGCGGGGCCGGTCACCATGAAAGATCTGGACAATCGGAATATAAAATTTATTCGGAATCTGCTCATGGAAGAGCTTGTCAAAGCTCTACATTCAAATGCGCCTCATATTAGCACCCGCCAATTGAGGGTGATTGCCGTCAGCTTCGAAGATAGTACTTATCGAGACTCGGTTAGTTTAGAAGAGTACTGGGTCAAGTTCAGAGACAAGCTGGCTTCATATGGCTACCAGCTGCAGAATGATATGGTCCTCTATGGCACTTATATCAACGAGGGTAGTCTCGTCAATAATGCTGCTAGCCCGTCTTATGAACTTGGAGGTTCCAGTTCAGAGGCTTCTAATATGGCGGCCATGACTTCTGCATCACCCACCCCTCCTTCAAGCGTACAAACGCCTGTTGGATTTGCATTTCCTGTTAATAATGGTCTTGGTGTACAACATGACATCAACGAATTATTAGCTGGTGAGGGTATTGATGGTCTTTCTTGGAACAGTCATGATTTCGAGGAACTGTTTCGGTGACATCCAATAAGACCaataatcaaaaaaaaaaaattaaaaaaaatgacaCATTATTAAGCATGAAGGAACGAAGATATGAAGAAATGAACAATAAAACTAATAACTAATAATCATGGCGTACATGGCCGAAATAAACAACGGGGTTTCTTCACGACGACTATATTATTGCCCTAGATTTTGCGACTGAAGTTTGCAGAGGATTTTTAAACTTGGGATGGGAATTTCACTGGATATCATGCGTGAGACTGCGCATGAATTTTTGTAGAAAAAGGTTTGTCTGATTAAAGAGCTTTTTTGCTCGGAGGGGCCtgagtgcctccggcggccgggctccgcccggacccgtagctcctctcgcttcgctcgagtcgtcttAGGGGCGACCCTCGCAGAAGTGAATACGGCTGCGCCAGCTCCGACTGTAGtaatatcaataaatatatttagtTTACACTACTCTACCTCTAATTTTGGGCTGGTTGAGGAAGTTGGCATATTCGTTTAGGATCTCCTCCAGACGGGAGCCAATGTGCCATGCTCCCTCAGCAGCCATTTTATCTTTTGTAAATTGAAATATCGTTTGCGACAACAGCGGGTATGTGGAGCTGGGACTGACGTTACTCAGCTCGACCGTGAGTCGCTTTAAAAACTGagtgtcttcttcgtctttaCTCGTTTCCATTTTTTGGATTAGCAAAATTCCGTAGAAGATAATTCGTATGTACACCATTCTCTCAATAGGAATTTCCGACCGGGCTAACTCCCCCCGGGCTGATAGTTGTTGTATACTCCATGTGAAGCTGGGTGCTATTCTCAGGTATCGTTCATGCCAACTCTCCTGTTTCTCGTTGACAGATCGCTTCATTGAACTCAGTTCCAGCTTCAGAGTTTGATATGGACTGTTTACTCCGTGGACTTGGCGAACCTTGATATCGCCTTTTGGTCGTTCAAAGAACAATTCAGGGACTTGTGTACGGATATAAGCAGCATGCCAGAGACACCAGAACAAGTCGAGTTTGGTATTGGCCGGAGGGGTTGAGATGTTGGAATAATACAGTCTAATTGATTCAGCGAGATTCTCCAGGATTCTCGAAATCTTATTAGCAAATGTCTCAGTGGCTTGTATATCTTCAGTAAACAGTCTCTTGAGCTTCAGATCGTGTTCTAACAGCTCGTACACACCAcatatcagcaacaaactAGTGGCCGATGCCTCTTTTAATTCAATTGGTTCTTTCGACAACTGTACCAAACTTTGTGACAGggtcattttcttttccaacTCTGGAACATAGCCCTCAACATCACTCATTGACAAATACCAAGATTTGTTCTGGGTAAACATAATCAACAAAGTATTGACAACATAGTAACAAAATTGACAGggcaaaataaaatcactGCTATTGTCTCCGATTTTACCTTCTACTTTAGATAGTCTGGGGTCGCAAATCCATAGCCGTTTGAATATCATCAGTTGTTCGTCAGCAATTCCGTCAAAACTGAATAGACCATTGAAAACCAGAAGAGATATAGTTGCCTGTACCCAGTCCAATTGATatctctcttctttttcttcagaaagaaACACTTCAATCAAGGAAAACCCGCTCTCCCAAAGTTCGTGACCAAGTTTTCTATCTGTTGGGAGTCCTGTTACTACACAGCCAATCGAAGCAATGGCCCTTAGTAACGAAGCAGCGGacttttcttcatcaaatgaCTTTTTATCGAAGATTGGGAAGTAATCAAGAATGCGATCGCAAAAGATATCTTTGTAATGGGTCAGGAACTTTGGAGGTAGGAATGGCAAGTCGCTGTAATATTGGTGTAATTTTGGGTCATAAGTTTTCGGAATGTCTGGAGCTTGGAATTGCGGTAAGTATAACTTTGGAATGTGTTTTGGAACTCCTCCATTAGTTGAACCATCGTCAGATGAAGGAGATGCTGGAGACCCATCGGTCAGAGgcattgaagaagacgaaggCTGTTCGGCCTTGGCCTTCGCAGCTCCGCCGCCTCCTCGAGCTCTGGTGGTTGGTTTGCCATAGTCAAGCTCAAACTTGTCCTTGTGTAGAAGCTTGACATGTCTTTTTAACAGGTCCTGTCTTTTCAGTTGCTTCGAGCAGTATTTACATTGATGATATTCTGGTTTGTGACTGTGACTGGTACCAATATGTCTCTTCAGGTTCTCGTGCCGTGTGAACCTCCTAGAGCACTGGCTACATCCAAAAAGCCTCTTAGTTTCTTCAGACACGACAGACATGGTTGTGGAAAAATTGGTTGCCGCTAGTATCTCGTCCACAGAACCTGTGTGGGATCGCCCAAAAAAACTCTAAAGATAATCTGTATATCTGGAGAAATGAAATTAACTGTGGGACTAAAGGGGATTCGCGGCCCGATTCATGTGTTCCGTTAGCGCGCTTCTTAAAACGGGAAAATATGCACGATAGCCCGGACTTGATATTTAAGCGCAGATCTAAACTGGCATATATGTCATTACGCGCTGAAAATCTGTCAATGTATCGAGCAAACAATTCCGATACAGATAAATCACATACCACTGTTCTGCGAGTATTTCTTTTGAGCCGCGGAATTTAAAAACACCTTACAAATAGATTTTGCCGGGATCTTCGatgaaaacgactcgagcggagcgagaggagccacagggtctggggcagagccccagccgccggaggcatgcggaccctgaaatttttcaccaataaatttaaaaatttaGTTCTACGTAAAATGCTATAAGGATATGGTATACTCAAAACGAACGACTCAACACACAGAAAACAATATCAGACtagtatatataaataaaatggTCCGAGTCGTCGCCATCGGCGTTCGGATCAGAAGTGCCGTTTGCCAGTCTGGTCCTCTTCCGTCTGTTTTGTGCCATTAGGTAGGTAGCCATACAACAGTAACAGAGTAGAGCGACAACTATACATCCGAGCGAAAAGGCATGTCCTAATATGTATCTTGGAGCAGACTTGGCTATATATATCTGACCAGCCACGATACCAGCACAATTTCCTACAGTTTGTTGGAATCCAAGTGCAGCAGCTCGTTTATAATGAGGCGAGTTATTGTTATTCAGCCAGCCAATGTTTAATCCAACACAGATGTACAACCCCATAGCACAGAGGAATGTGCCAAGGTACTGGACCCGGTGATGAGTGTCGGTCAGTAATATGATGTATCCAGCCATTACAGTCAGTCCTGCCATCACCAAATAAATGAATCTTTTGCCTGTATAATCAGCCAGCATGGCCACCGAAAGGAAAACAACCGCTCCACAGATATACACCGGAATGGTCATATATTGAACACTGAGATTGGTGTAGCCCAGTGTTTTAATAATTGCAGGAAGAAATGTCGAGAATCCATACAGGACAACATCACTACAGAACTGAGCTGTGGCTGATATGTAAACCTTTGGATCTTTAAATGCTCTACGAACATCCGACCATTTAAACGTCTGCTCGCCATAATAATGCCTATTGATTTCAGTCCTTTGGACAATAATCTCCTTGTCGGAATCGTTCAAAAACCACGCATGTTCAATCTCATCAGGCAGCCCAAAATATACAACCACCACTCCTAGAAACGAGATAAGACCCTCGATAATATACAGCCATCTCCAACCTCTCATGCCGGCAACTCCATCCATTTGCAATATAGCCCATGCTAAAAGTCCACCAAATGCACCAGATAAAGCTGATGCACCAAAAAAGTAGGCCAGTCTTGTATTCAGCTCGTCCTGCTGGTAAATGCTAGTAAGATAAATAGTGATTACTGGGAATAGACACCCCTCGAACATTCCCAGTAACAATCTTGTAATGATTAGACCCACAATACTCTGCATGAACCCGGAAAACAGTACTACTAATGACCAACCGACCATTACTACTGCCAGGAACCGAGAAATTCCAACCATTCTCGCTACAACCGTAGCAGGAGTCTCTACAAGAACATAAATGCAATAGAAAACACTGATACCAGCATTCAGCTGGGATCCATGAAGATTCAAATCTTCAACTAGATCACTCGCCACATTACCAATATTACTTCTATCAAGATAAgccaataaataaagaaatGATACTATTGGCAATATAACGCGATCCATCTTGTGAAGAAGGGCTTTATTTTGCTTTGGATCGATGTCCGAAACAGCACCTTCGGTGACAATTTCTGGACTCTTTCCGCTCATTTTGTCAGCCATGATAAGTTAAACACAAGAGTCTTAGACTGTCTAAGGTCATCATTTCATTCAAATTAACTGGTTTTTACCGCCGGTTGGCTAATAGTGGCACTCTTGATATGATCTACAAGATAACCTTCCTTCCTGTGTCCAGATATATACGAtattcaaataataaagaCTGCCACTCGGCTTGAAATTCAGAACATATCCTGGGATCTTCGTCAAATAAAGAAATTTATATCTGTTGCCGATAACGGAAGTCCAAATAGTGAGTCTGCGTCAAAGTCTTAACCTTATTCCAAAATACTTCAGACAGCTCCCACTTTAACCACGAGCCAATAATCACTCTCAGTAGCTCTTTAAAAACTAGTCCACAACCCAGTTGATATCTGTTGATCTGACACCAACGACAGAGTGGCCGGGCTGATCTGACTGCCTCAAAGCAATCTTGGATTTGCAAAATCGTGATGTTCGTGAAAGCTTCCAGTTAAGGAACTAGCTGCTTAAAAAATACCCTATGCAGCTACGAACCACTTAAAAAGAGGGGATCAGGGTGAGACATCAGCAGTGCCTATAGCAACGTTGGAGCCACAAAAAGTGTCACGCACGCCGTAAATAATATACTAGTGTTCCAGCCTAATTTTTTACAACCTTTTTATTTCGTGCTTGGCCTGCAGAAAACACTAAATTATCCATCTGCAAACCttcccctgaaaaataagCTTTGGGGCTGCGATCAGCGCTGCAGGGTCTttcatgcctccggcggctggggctccgccccagaccccgttgctcctgcttcgcaggagttgcgTCTCCGGGCCCTGATATTAGCGGGCCGTGAACCTGTGACCTCGGGGAACAGCCTGAGTAACTCCCGCGAAGCGGGAGctatggggtctggggctccgccccagccgccggaggcacaacccctCCCCCGAGGTAGTGGGATGATAAAGATTCGTTTATTCATATCTATCTAAACAGTGACGCCAGATTCCTGCAGGTCCTCGGTTCTGCTCTTAGACTTGGGGTCCAAGAAGGGACGCTCGCCGATGCCGACGGTTCTGACTCCGGTTCTCTCAAACTCAGAGGCCTCGTAGTAGTCGTTGGTGGCAGTGTGGTAGACAGAACGGTTGTCCCAGAGGGCAACGTCGTTCTTACCCCACTTGAATCTCACTTGGATGTCGTGCGAGCCGTAGAGCAGCTCGTTGATGTACTCCTTAATGAGAAGACTCTCGTCGTCAGTGAGTCCGTTGATAGAGGTGAAGTGGTGGCCAAGTGCGAAGATACTCTTCCAGCCGGTGACTGGGTTGGTTCTGATAAGAGGGTGAACGGCAGTCAATTCGTCACCGACGTTCTCGGGAGCACCACGCTCGCCAGAGTAAATTTCGAACTTGCCCTCAGCAGCCTTCTTGAATCCGGGTTGAGCATAGGTTCCCGTCAAGGTCTCAAGGTAAGCTCTGAAGGATGGAGAAAGCTTCTCGTAAAGAGCATATCCACTGGCCCAAAGagtatcaccaccagtagGGGGCTTTTCGACAACCTTCAAAATGGCATAACTAGAAGGAACAGGCTCGAAAGTGATATCAGAGTGCCAGCCATTAGCAGCTCTCTTCTTGTTGACAATAAGCTTGTCTCTCAAGTACAATTCCTTACCAAGTTTAGATGAAATAATTGAAACCTCTGGATCAGTCTCATCAGTACCGTCCTTGAGGAAACCACCAGCTGGAGCAGTGGGGTGGATATGAAGACCTGAGGTCTCTGGAACACCAGTAAGCTTGCCAAGCTGGAGGGCAAGAGTCTTTTGTTCCTCAATGGTAAGATCTTGGTTTCTAAAGAAAACGACACCACGTCTAGAAATAGTGATGGCAAGGTCTCTAAGTTTGGACTCGTCGTTGAGAATATCACGGAGTTGGGCTTCTGGGTATTCTCTGCCAATTTGAGGAGTGATCTCGTCGAATTTGTAAGCTCCGTCCAAAGCGCCTGAAGCTTTCAAGTACTCTTTTGAGGGCTTGTAGGAAGGTCCCTCTGTGTACTTCTCAGCCCAAGGAGATGGACCCTCGTGGGTTTGAGCTTGTTGCTTGAACTTGTTCTTAAGCAAGACGTATTGTGGAACGTCAGCTGCCTTAGTAGTGGttgtagtggtagtagAGGGAgccatttttgtttttgtgattaattgacaaaataaaacataAACTAGCGAGAAAATAGTCCGGCTTTTATATAAAACGAGAAACCCCGCACGTCACGCAATTGCACAAGTCAATGGTGCTTGGAATATGATGACCCATTCGGTAAATGAGATAATTTTGTGAAGCCACCACATTAATTGCGGACACCGACACACCTCCCCATACTTCCTATTGTGGCTAATACTTGTGGCCAATTGCATCATGGGTGAATAATCAGTGCGGTCTACGACATACAACACGAGCGTCAAGATCTGCTATGCCCCTGCCAACCAACTCGTACTGACAATTGAAGGAATTAAATTGTGTAGGCCAGTCattatatttttcttcACTCCCAGTCTCATCCAACACAGTACCAATCTTCTAACTTTTATTCAACACCGTTGAGATACAGCCACAATCCATAAACAAACGATAGAGACTGGTGCTGACCTGCGTCTGACATGCTGCATAAATGGACGTGAGACCTAATTTCTCGTGAGTATTGCAAATCTCAACGTTATCGCTGTACATATTGCATAATCTGGGGACGATCTGAAATACTCCATACACTAGCCATAATATGACGCAACTTGATTGCCATCTACGCCATCGTATTGTGGCCAAACTGTTATCCAGGCGACCGACTCGACCAATCACATCCTCTAGTTTAGCCTCTGGTGGCTGGAACTTACCGCTGGCGGCTAGCATTCTGCATTACTGATCGTGATCTGTTGCTTTAGCGCTCAGTGGCTATGATTAGTCTATGTAACATTATTGGCGGTTGTGAGTGTTTAAGTGGCCAATCGTGgctactgcctccggcggctggggctccgccccagacccagttgctctcgcttcgctcgagttaCGAGAGGGGGAGTCAAGAATTCTTGGCATCGGTGATGCGGAGTCCGGTAGATGTAGCTTGGATATATTTACAATTACAATGGGGTTTTACTCTCGATCGAATCCGTCATCTAACCACTGTTTACTGGACATCTGTTTGAGACGACTCAATGCTCGCGAAAATGCAAACTTCTCCTCTTCGCCGGAGAACATAGTACCATCTCCAAGAAAGTCGGAGTCGGGGTCGTCTAGATCTTTAACATCTTTGGGTGCCTCTGATTTGATAATAGGACCCTCatcaataaacaaatgcTCGAAAGGACGCTCGGCGGTTACAGCAAGCTTGGAGTGACTTTCATATGCAGCATCCAAAAAGGTAATGAATCTTCTCGTCAGATCAGTTCGACGAATGGATAGCAGAGGAATATCTGTGACCACGAATCTATTATAATTCCGGGTCAATTCTAGGTAATCAGCGGCACTGAGAGGCTTTCCACAGAGCTGGTCAAATGTGAACTGTGCAGCTACACCGGGGGCTGATTTGGGAACAACTAATGGTCGCCCCCAAATTGACAGCTCTTCATTCTCATTAACACTGGCACCTTGGCAGAAATAATCTAGCCATTGCTTCGCATGCTTGTCGGCATCTTCTTTAACGCTGCTCAAAGTCTTACCTGATGGGGGGAAGAAATAGCTGCCGCTGGATGGACGGGCTATTTTTCTATAATCTATAGTCGAATGCAAATATACAACTTTGTTCTCTTGTTTCAAAGCCTCAATACAGGGGATGAATGACGCCCGTTGAACTCCGTTCATGTATAAGTCGTCTGGTTTACGGTTGGACGTCATGAACGTCACTACTCCATGAGTCTCCGAGTACAAAATGCTAATGAGACGTCTCAAAATCATGGCGTCCGCCACATCTGTCACCTGAAACTCGTCAAAACACAACACATTAGCCTCCTTGGCAATCTCATCAGCAATGGCTGGTGCAGTATCATAGTCAGGGCCATGTTCCATGTGTAATCTATGCGATCTCTTGTGAACGTCCTGCATAAAAGCGTGGAAATGAATTCGCTTCTTAGTCAGGTGTTTTGGAACTGTGGTATAAAACATATCCATTAAAAACGTCTTTCCACATCCAACATCtccatataaataaatcccCTTAGGGTGGTCAGGCGCCGGTTTCAATGATTCAACTCTATTCTTACTGCTGAACATCTTGGAAAACAGTCCTCCAAACGACGACTGTTTGGGCTTCTCATCAGTTGGAACAATCACAGGAGGCTGATATTTCTCTAAACTGGTATGCAAATCCTCCAAAGATGCTAGGATTTCTTCACAAACGTCAGTATTTCTATGACCATATCGCATGCTTGCCTACTACAACCCAAAAAACTTACTTCTCTGATACTCGTCATTATTAATACGACCTGTAGATACCAAACGGTCGTACTCCTGTAAAGGAGCTAAAACTTAGTTAGTCAAAGAACTACAAATATTCAACACCACCTGTACCATCTACCTCTACCACCTCTACTTCACCACTGCTTCACCACTTACTGATCGCACTAACAGATCTAGAACTGTGAaaactggctgctgccaaaacGGTCGTCTTTGCTGGGAACCGTGGCCACGGCCGTAGGAGTCTCACCGTACTCCACGGTTGTACCAGCGCCAAATTATTTCTCATGGCTCCAATATCCACGTAATCTCGAAGTTTAATGACTACCGACCCGAGCTCAGGggaaaatatatatacgaCTGGTTAGACCCGGCACCGGCTATGCGGCTCTCATCTTGCGGCTCGGGTCAGATGCAGGCACCGGGCCAAAGGACAGCCGGTcagggggtgctgcctccggcggctggggctctgccccagaccccgtggctcctctcgctgcgctcgagtcgtttcttggGGGTCGGGCAGTCTGTTTTTAGTGGCCAGAAGTTCCCCAGAGATGCCAATGGAGTTTTGGAGCCGACTGGAACTGGGACTCGGGACAGGGTCCTGCATCTCGGGTCTATGTAGATCCGTTCGGACATAACAACAGCCTGACTGGGCACAGTCTCGGGCCAACTCCGAGAGTCATCTCCCATCCTACCACCAAACAATCCCCAAAACTCCGCCGGCCAACCCAGCATCTGCCCTCCCCccacgccgctcgcgaagcgagcacaaccaggtccgggcggagcccggccgccggaggcacgtccaCACGCACCTCGATCTTCTCCGATCTCATCGCCGTGGATGCCATTTGCAGGGGAAACTCAAATTTAGGTTCGGGTGGGGGTTGTGAGACGCTAGTGTGAGAAGCCCTCAGCGGTCGTATCTGGTGATTTGGTCAGGCAAAATGGTTCTGGACATTGTCTCAGATGCCGCCTGGCAGCTGATATCCCGCCAGAGAATTGGTAGATTGGTTGTCTGAACGTACTCGTCCGCCTGGCGAGCGAAGTTTACCCTGATTATCCCCCAAAATATCCCAATTTTGATTGGTTCTCTGGTGTTTAGTGTTTATAGACGGATGTATCAGTAGCCGGAGTCCGATACCGGTTTGGAGAAAGTTCGGAGAAGTAGAGATATTGGTGGGCTGTCGGCTGCTTTGTTTGATTGCTTACCAATCGGCAGGATGGCATTGTGGAGATCTGACTAGCCAGCTTGGATGTTGGAGATGAGATATTGCCTATCACCGATTGGCCCCGAGTGAGCGTTGGAAAGGGATTCCGAgggcagctgctgcaaaaGGCACGAAGAACGAAACTGAGGCAACGCAATTAATTTAGATAACAGCAGCGTAAAAGGGCTAATCGGTGCCAGTCTGGTTGCGATTAGCACTGCCGCTTTAGTATCGTGCGTGGGGGATTGTCCCAAAAGCGCTGTAAACTGCACCAGTCAATGCACTTGtgcaaaaataaacaaagtGAAACAAACAGCGATAACAACAAATCCTTGTGACGACCATTCATGTGCTCTTGGGGCGCTAGAGATACGGTGGCTGTTGCTTGCTTTTTGCGATGTAAGTGGAAAATAATtcctgatctgatctgacCAGTCGTTTGGTTGGGACTCTCTGTATCTATCtatgattattattatataacTATTGCGGCTCcataatattttttttccctgGACCGTTATAGTAGCAGAGTAGATTTTATATCATATCGAGACTGTTAGTTAGTTCTTTCTACTCGAAGTGTTACTTGGAAGTTATTGGTTTACCAGACACACATTATCACACTGAACACTGCTACCTGTTCACCGCTAATCACTGTTACTGACTGACTGTTTTAATCCTTGGTATCTCGCCGATTTTGTACTGGCTGTTATAACTCTTGATCATTCACTGATTTTACTACTGGCCATTCTGACCCTAATATCTCACGGATTTACCACTAAACATTGTGACCTTGATATCTCACAGATAAATCACTGGCCATTCTGAGGGTTGATCACGTACGGATTTACGACCGACCATTCATCAGTTACTTAGTTGAGCTCTCACTCACATCACTCACATAGTTGGCACACTTACTCTTACTCACACAACCATTACTCTGTAAACACTTTCACTGATACTCGATCGTTGAAGTTGTCAATGCGATGAGTCGCCGAGATTCGGATGCCAGAGACCCATTGTCCACCAATGGACTGCCTGTACTGGTAGGAGTAGAAGCACCTCCTAGACGGTCTCAGCGGATAGGAAGCACCTCTTCAAACGGATCGAAAAAAGTGACATATTCGATTCGAGAGCGATTGCTCGATAATGACCAGGATGATCTTATCAGTGAAGCATGTGCTTCGGAAATAGCTGCtggagacgacgacgatgatgatgacgacgataGTGGGGATCCATTGAGGTACGAGTTTCGAGCACTGCCTCGAAACCAGCGACCATCGCCTCATTTTGCCATGTTATGCttatttttgattattCTTGGCCAGGCTATTAGTGTGACTTCACATTTAGATGCCATTGTGTTATTAATATGTCGTCACCATTTTCCTGAAAAATCAACTGGCTTGACGGTGCTGTCAGGATCAACTTCTCCTCTAGATGCTGATCCTAGATGCCGTCAGTCGAacattgctgctgctgtagccACTTTTGCTGCCTATCGAGGTGTTATCAGTGGTGTTATTGGCACCATTGTATCTCCAAGAGTATGTGCATTCTCCGATAGAGTGGGAAGAAGGCCTTTACTTATTTACACAGGACTCACTATTGCTCTGGCCGATCTAATAATGGTCGTCTGCTGCAAATATCCAAATGTCATGGACTATAAATGGATTCTAGTTTCAGCAGTGCTAACTGGATTCAGTGGAACCACTCTCGCAGGCTGTTTATACTCTTCGTACTTTGCT from Sugiyamaella lignohabitans strain CBS 10342 chromosome D, complete sequence includes the following:
- the JLP1 gene encoding Jlp1p (Fe(II)-dependent sulfonate/alpha-ketoglutarate dioxygenase; involved in sulfonate catabolism for use as a sulfur source; contains sequence that resembles a J domain (typified by the E. coli DnaJ protein); induced by sulphur starvation; GO_component: GO:0005575 - cellular_component [Evidence ND]; GO_function: GO:0051213 - dioxygenase activity [Evidence IEA]; GO_function: GO:0046872 - metal ion binding [Evidence IEA]; GO_function: GO:0016491 - oxidoreductase activity [Evidence IEA,IEA]; GO_function: GO:0000907 - sulfonate dioxygenase activity [Evidence IDA] [PMID 10482536]; GO_process: GO:0046306 - alkanesulfonate catabolic process [Evidence IEA]; GO_process: GO:0055114 - oxidation-reduction process [Evidence IEA,IEA]; GO_process: GO:0044273 - sulfur compound catabolic process [Evidence IMP] [PMID 10482536]) codes for the protein MAPSTTTTTTTKAADVPQYVLLKNKFKQQAQTHEGPSPWAEKYTEGPSYKPSKEYLKASGALDGAYKFDEITPQIGREYPEAQLRDILNDESKLRDLAITISRRGVVFFRNQDLTIEEQKTLALQLGKLTGVPETSGLHIHPTAPAGGFLKDGTDETDPEVSIISSKLGKELYLRDKLIVNKKRAANGWHSDITFEPVPSSYAILKVVEKPPTGGDTLWASGYALYEKLSPSFRAYLETLTGTYAQPGFKKAAEGKFEIYSGERGAPENVGDELTAVHPLIRTNPVTGWKSIFALGHHFTSINGLTDDESLLIKEYINELLYGSHDIQVRFKWGKNDVALWDNRSVYHTATNDYYEASEFERTGVRTVGIGERPFLDPKSKSRTEDLQESGVTV